From a single Eisenibacter elegans DSM 3317 genomic region:
- a CDS encoding DNA-3-methyladenine glycosylase, with protein sequence MSIILTPPLPQSFYTRTDVVQIARELLGKQLFTHQEGVLTGGIIVETEAYCGASDKACHAHLNRRTKRTAPMFEAGGISYVYLCYGIHALLNVVTNVAGQADAVLIRAIAPTVGLEQMQARRGLAKISPKLTAGPGILSQALGIRTAQNAQIMYAPTPEAEVQLWIAEGEPIRPEQIVAGPRVGVAYAQEDALLPWRFCLKGSPWVSPAVPKYN encoded by the coding sequence ATGAGTATCATCCTAACCCCTCCCCTTCCACAGTCTTTTTATACCCGTACTGATGTGGTACAAATTGCCCGTGAATTATTGGGTAAACAACTTTTTACGCACCAAGAAGGCGTATTGACCGGCGGTATCATTGTCGAAACAGAAGCCTACTGTGGCGCCAGCGACAAGGCCTGCCACGCACATCTTAACCGGCGTACCAAACGTACGGCACCTATGTTTGAAGCTGGGGGTATCAGTTATGTTTATCTCTGTTATGGCATCCACGCCCTGCTCAACGTAGTTACTAATGTTGCCGGACAGGCCGATGCAGTCCTAATCCGTGCGATTGCCCCTACTGTAGGACTGGAGCAGATGCAAGCACGTAGAGGCTTGGCTAAAATAAGCCCCAAGTTGACTGCCGGCCCCGGCATACTCTCACAAGCATTGGGAATCCGGACAGCTCAAAACGCCCAAATAATGTATGCTCCTACCCCTGAAGCAGAAGTCCAACTATGGATTGCCGAAGGCGAACCTATCAGGCCTGAACAAATAGTGGCCGGCCCAAGAGTTGGAGTAGCTTATGCGCAAGAAGATGCATTATTGCCTTGGCGTTTCTGCCTCAAAGGTAGCCCTTGGGTTAGTCCTGCCGTGCCTAAATACAATTAG
- a CDS encoding endonuclease V, giving the protein MEHDLLALAQAQAQLQAQVHIPPAGQGFVPQIDSLLLTLDVQYKDDEAFVAGDFQYYDGQWLYTLVTQLTVGFPYVSGYFCFREGPVLQAFYDRVLQAGYLRPDILLVDGHGIAHPRGLGVASWLGIHTGQPCVGVAKRALLRYEGQLAEDMGSTLPLLDSEDGTTVGYVVRTQASVKPLFVSPGHLVSVDQSLDLLQHLQGSYRLPECIRRADQAARAFAVRREGDYDII; this is encoded by the coding sequence TTGGAACACGACCTACTCGCATTGGCTCAAGCCCAAGCCCAGCTACAAGCCCAAGTACATATCCCCCCTGCCGGGCAGGGTTTTGTACCACAAATCGACAGCCTATTACTGACCTTGGATGTACAATACAAAGACGATGAGGCTTTTGTGGCAGGTGATTTTCAGTACTACGACGGCCAGTGGCTCTATACCTTGGTAACACAGCTTACGGTAGGGTTTCCGTATGTTTCGGGCTATTTTTGCTTTCGAGAAGGGCCTGTACTCCAAGCTTTTTATGACCGTGTGTTGCAGGCCGGCTACCTCCGACCTGATATCCTGTTGGTAGATGGGCACGGCATCGCACACCCGCGTGGGCTGGGGGTGGCTTCGTGGTTGGGTATTCATACAGGGCAGCCCTGTGTGGGAGTAGCCAAGCGGGCACTATTACGTTATGAGGGGCAGCTAGCCGAAGATATGGGCAGCACCTTGCCGCTGCTCGACAGTGAAGACGGGACAACGGTAGGTTATGTAGTCCGTACTCAGGCTAGTGTCAAACCGCTGTTTGTCAGCCCTGGGCACTTGGTCAGTGTTGATCAAAGTTTGGATTTGCTCCAGCACCTACAAGGCAGCTACCGCCTGCCTGAGTGTATCCGTCGCGCCGACCAAGCCGCAAGGGCTTTTGCTGTTAGGCGTGAAGGCGATTATGACATCATCTGA
- a CDS encoding type I restriction enzyme HsdR N-terminal domain-containing protein — protein sequence MSSNQDPAWIFPLYDLRLQRRPQGLYVWDIIRKQYVSLQPEEWVRQQTLQYLIQGLGYPQGWVQVERGLRYGIKQLRTDVVLYHPQTTQPWVLIECKAPEIPLSESTLHQALTYQAKLQAQVICLTNGLRWLTAIQNDSGKWVFEEAMLPPYAQMMS from the coding sequence ATGTCAAGCAATCAAGATCCAGCCTGGATATTTCCCTTATATGATTTGCGCCTTCAGCGTCGCCCCCAAGGCCTATATGTGTGGGATATAATCCGCAAGCAATATGTCTCTCTTCAGCCCGAAGAGTGGGTGCGTCAGCAAACGCTCCAATACCTAATTCAGGGCTTGGGCTACCCCCAAGGTTGGGTACAAGTAGAGCGCGGCTTGCGCTATGGCATCAAGCAATTGCGCACGGATGTGGTGCTGTATCATCCCCAAACTACCCAACCTTGGGTACTGATAGAGTGCAAAGCACCCGAAATACCTTTATCCGAAAGCACCCTGCACCAAGCACTGACCTATCAGGCCAAGTTACAAGCCCAAGTGATTTGTTTGACCAATGGGCTTCGTTGGTTAACGGCCATCCAGAATGACTCGGGCAAGTGGGTATTTGAAGAAGCGATGTTGCCCCCTTATGCTCAGATGATGTCATAA